The segment GTACCTGCGAAGTGAGCTGTAATGGTAAAATCGCGCGGTTAACGCCAAAAGAATACAGTCTGCTAGAGTTATTTCTCCGCAACCCACATCGCATCTTTAATACGGGTGCGCTGATTGATCACGTTTGGTCATTTGAGGAAACCCCAAGCGAGGATACTATCCGCTCCCATATCAAAGGACTACGGCAAAAACTGAAAACAGCAGGGCTTCTAGGTGATCCGATCGAAACTGTTTATGCTATTGGCTATCGGCTTAGATCTCCAGAGGAAAATCAGAGAGAAGGCAAGAAACAAAGGAACAAAGAGACAAAAAGCGAAGACGAAAGCGCACCGACGATCGCAACACAAACCACTACTGCTGGGATGAACAGCATCTGGAATGAGGTTAAAGAGACTGTTGCCCATCGAATTGCAACTGTTGAGCAGGCAGCAGCGCTGTTGCTACAAAACAAACTGAATCCAGAATTGCGGCAGCAAGCTGAACAGGAGATCCATAAGTTGGCAGGGTCGCTGGGTATGTTTGGCGCAGATCAAGGCTCTCGATTAGCCCAAGAAATTGAACCGCTTTTCCAAAAAGGGCGATCGCTGACTCATCACGAGATGCAGCAACTCTCTAAACTTATCACTGCTTTGCGTCAGGAGCTAGAACACTTGGATGCTGAGCATTTAACGAACGAGCAGCAAACAGGCACTTCAGTTAGTGAACCAATTGATCAACGTCCTTGGCTACTGATTGTCAGCTCAAATTCAACCCTCACCGCACAATTACAGGAAGCATCGCCTAGTTGGGGTTTACGAGTTCAGGTCATTGCCAATCCCGTTACTGCTAGAGAGCAGATTTCTGAAACGCATCCCGATGTTGTACTCCTTGATTTTGCTGTTACTGCTAGCGCAAATAACTTCATGTTGTTGTCCGAACTCAGTGCTTGTACGCCACCAGTGCCTACATTAGTCTTGACCCAGCAAGATAAATTAATCGATCGAGTCAGGATCGCCCGGTTAGGTGGACGTTGGCTTCAACAGCCTGTCACTGCACCTCAAGTCTTAGAAGCAGTCAATCAAGCGCTGCAACATGCCCGTCCAAGGCAAGCCAGGGTACTGGTTGTAGATGATGATGCGCAAGTATTAGTGGCACTTCAGCGGTTACTCATTCCCTGGGGGCTTCATGTTTCGGTCCTCGACAATCCACTTTCATTTCTAGATGTTCTGGAAGCGAATCCGCCTGATCTGCTGATTCTGGACATTGAAATGCCACACATTAGCGGAATCGAACTCTGTCAGGTTGTTCGCAATGATTCGCGCTGGAGTAATCTGCCGATTCTATTTCTCACAGCTCATACGGATGCTGAAACCATGCATCAAGTCTTTGCTGTGGGCGCAGATGATTATGTGAGCAAGCCGATCATTGGACCAGAGTTAGTAACACGGATCTTTAATCGATTAGAGCGCACTCATTTCCTCAAGAGCTTAGCAGAGATTGATGCGCTAACTGGCATCGCAAATCGCCGCAAATCTACCACAGCATTAACTCAGTTACTTGAGTGGTGTGATCAGTGCCAGCAGCCATTTTGTTTAGCGCTGATAGAGTTAGCTAATCTAAAGGACATCAATCAGCAGTATGGTCATGCAGTCGGAGACGAAGTGTTAGCGCGCTTCGGAGAATTATTGCGGCGATCGTTCTGCAATGAAGATGTTGTCGGTCGTTGGGGCGGGACAGAATTTGTTATCGGTATGCCTGGTATGACTAAAACGGATGGAAGTCAACGTGTTTTTGATTTTCAGCAATCCTGGCAGCAGTTTAAGGTGGAGGTGAGTGGAACTTCGTTGCACGTCAGCCTAAAACTAAAAGTTGTTCAGTATCCTCAAGAGGGTGCGGATCTTCAGTTGTTATACCAAGCCGCCCGCTCTAGCTTAAATGAGGCTGAGAATTTGACGCGCTCTGAGGAGCATCCACAATGAAAGCGCCATTACCAGACAACGAATCTGATAGGCTGAATGCTCTCCAACAATACAACGTTCTAGATACTATTTCTGAAGCTGCATTTGATGATTTAACTCAGCTAGCAGCATTTATCTGTGGTACGCCAATTGCTTTAATTAGTCTAATCGATGATTGTCGTCAGTGGTTCAAATCTAAATTTGGGTTGGAGGCTACAGAAACGCCTCGTGATGTTGCATTCTGTGCCCATGCTATCTTGCAGCCTAGCGATGTGTTGATTGTTTCAGATACGCTCCAAGACGATCGATTTGCGACGAATCCTCTTGTAACAAGTGAGCCTCATATCCGATTTTATGCAGGCGCACCGCTCATTACTTCAGATGGCTATTCCCTGGGAACGCTTTGTGTTATCGATCGCATTCCTCGGCAGCTCAATTCTGATCAGATTCAAGCCTTACAAGCCTTGAGTCGTCAGGTCATTTCTCAACTAGAGTTACGACGTAATTTGGTTAGGGTGGAACAAACAACAACCGAATTGCAGCAAGCAGAGCAAACTCGCATCCAGCTTCTTGCCCAAGAGCAGGCTGCCCGCAATCAGATTACAGATATCTTAGAGAGTATTACTGATGCTTTTTTTGCGTTAGATCACGATTGGCAGTTTACTTATCTCAATCGGCAGGCAGAGTTGTTGTTGCAACGAAAGCGAGAAGCCTTGCTGGGGAAAGTTTTATGGGATGAGTTTCCAGAAACGATCGATTCAACTTTCTATCAGGAGTATCAGCGTGCTATTGCAGAGCAGATTAGTGTTCGATTTGAAGCATTTTATCCACCTTTGAACCAGTGGACTGAGGTTTATGCCTACCCTGCCAAAGATGGGTTATCGGTCTACTTTCGTAACATCAATCAACGGAAAGAAGCAGAGCGAACGCTACACGAGACACTGACATTCCAGCGAGCGATTTTAAACAGCGCGAACTACAGCATCATCTCGACTAACGTTGAGGGCACGATTCTTACCTTTAACACCACAGCAGAGCAATGGCTCGGTTATACAACCGCAGAAATTATTGGACAAACAACGCCTCTATTGATTCATGACTGGCAGGAAATTGTGCTGCGATCGCAAATGCTGTCACAGGAATTAGGAGAACGAATCGAGCCAGGATTTGATGTATTTATTACCAAGGCACGTCGTGGCGTAATCGATGAGTATGAGTGGACTTACATTCGCAAAAATGGTTCGCGCTTTCCTGTGTTATTGTCAATCACAGCGCTCAAGAATGCAGACGATCAGATTACAGGATTTTTGGGAATTGCTAGCGACATCACCGAGCGAAAAGCGGCTGAAGAGCAACTTCGGAATTTAAGTAAGGCGTTAGAAAGTGCGATCGAAGCAATTGCTCGATTAAATACACAAGGACAATATGTTCAAATCAATCTCGCCTATGCTGCGATGTTAGGCTATCAGCCTGAAGAACTATTAGGCGTGAAATGGCAGCAAACAGTTCACTCAGAGGATATTGCTGTTGTAGAGGTTGCCTATCAGCAAATGCTGGAGCATGGTAAGGCGGAAACAGAAGCAAGAGCGATTCGCAAAGATGGCGGCGTTCTCGATAAGCAAATTGTGATGGTAAAAGCCTATGACCAGCAGCAGCAGTTTAACGGTAACTATTGCTTTGTAAAAGACATCAGTGAGCGACGTGAAATTGAGCGCATGAAGGATGAATTTATTTCAATCGTGAGTCATGAACTCAGGACTCCGCTCACCTCAATTTCCGCTGCTTTGGATCTCTTAGCTGAAGGCGTTTTGCAAAATCAGCCCGAAGACGCGCAACAAATGCTGCAAATTGCTGCAAACAACACCGATCGATTGGTGCGCCTGATTAATGATATTTTGGATATTGAGCGGATTGAGTCTGGCAAAATTGTCATGACTAGACAAGTCTGCGACGCTGCTGATTTGATCAATCAATCGGTAGAAGCCATTCAAGAGATTGCAGAACAAGCCGAAATCACGCTCTCGATCGCGCCGCTCACAGTTCGTCTTTGGGCTGACTCCGACCGAATAATTCAAGTCCTAACAAACTTACTCAGCAATGCGATCAAATTCTCCTCTCCTGGTAGCACAATTTGGTTGAGCGCAGAATTAATCACCAATGAGGCTTTAGAAGCCAACTATAATCAGGCTGGAGAAGATCAGCAAAGTTCTGCCAACTGGCTTCTCATCAAAGTCATCGATCAAGGACGTGGTATCCCATCCGATAAACTAGAATCCATCTTTGAGCGCTTTCAACAAGTGGATGCTTCGGATTCACGTCGTCGAGGAGGTACTGGATTAGGATTAGCGATCTGTCGCAGCATCCTTCAGCAACATGAAGGAAAAATCTGGGCAGAAAGTACATTAGGAATGGGCAGCACTTTCTGTTTTACCTTACCGATTCTTAATGCTTCTGAAAGTTCGCAGAATTTAAGTTTGATGTCCGACTTAGTCGATTCGGCACTAGATACCAAATCACAAACTCCGCTGGTGTTAGTTTGTGATGATGATGCTTCGATTCGCAAAGTGGTGCGAGTGATGTTGGAGCGGCAGGGCTATCAGGTGCTGACAGTTGCTTCAGGACAGGAAGCTGTAGAACAGGCACGTGCCCATCAGCCGAATGTGATTTTACTGAATCTGCTGATGCCCGGTATGAATGGATGGGAAACGTTGACAGTTTTGAAACAGCAATCTGAAACGCAGGCTATTCCTGTCATTATTCTGAGTGGACTGCTACCCGATGCTAGAGAGGCACCTTATGATGGCGTGAGTGATTGGGTCGTAAAACCGCCAGATCCTAGAGTGCTCCGGCAAGCACTCGATCGAGCTTTAGTCAATCAGACCCAATCTTTGAAAGTTTTGATTATTGAAGATGATTTGGATTTAGCGCAAGTTCTCACAACTTTATTGTCTCGCTATCACATCGAAACATTTCACGCTCAAACCGGACGAGATGCGATTCAACTCAGCCAGCAGGTGCTTCCTGATCTGCTAGTCCTTGACTTAGGACTACCGACTGATGATGGTTTTGCTGTTGTAGACTGGCTGCGTCAGCATAATCGCCTCTGCCAAATGCCGTTGGTCATTTATACGGCTCGCGATCTAAATGACGATGAACGGGAACGGTTAAGACTCGGGCAAACCCTATTTTTGACCAAAGGACGCATTACTTCACAAGAATTTGAGCAGCAGGTGATTAATCTGCTCAACCGAATGATTCGATCAAAGGCAGGAGACAGTCTCGATGACGACTAGACACATTTTGATTATTGATGATGAATACGATATTCGGGCAGTGGCTCAACTCACTTTGAAGACGGTAGGGGGTTGGGAGGTATCGAGCGCTTCTTCTGGTCACGAGGGAATTGCCAAAGCAGCCAGCGAGCAGCCAGACGTGATCTTGCTCGATGTCATGATGCCTGAAATGGATGGAATCGAAACCTTTCGTGCTCTTCAAGCGAACCCAACAACTCAGGCGATTCCGGTCATTTTGATGACTGCAAAGGTGCAAGCGGCGGAGCAACGGCGATTTGCAGAACTAGAGGTGGCAGGAATGATCACGAAACCTTTTAAGGCAATGAGACTGCCAGAACAGATTTCCAAGATACTCGGTTGGAGCTAAGCGTGATGGCTGCCAGTTTAATTGTTCATCTACACAAGTTCTGCACTTTTCAGATCTAACGTAGAAACTATCGGAGGTGGAAGCGTCATTCTTTTGCATCCGAAGATCGTTTCTTCAAGGCTTGACTGCCTGACCTACCGTGAACTCCCTAACTCTTCGTCACTTGAGCGCTCTCCTCTACCCGATTCGACAACGACTAGAGTCGATCGAAATTTCTAATCCTCAAACCGCACGATCGCTCTGCAAAATCATCCCGGCTCGTTGTCCGTTTGAACGGCAAATCAAACTGTTTGATTACACGCTTGTTCGGATTCCACCGCTTTGTAAATTAAATCCCTTCTACGATCAAATCGTCAGTCTTCGCTTTAAATCTTTAGTTTATCTAGCAGACCAGTGTGGCGAAGATGTAACGCTTTATTCTTAGCTCCATTTTGTGGGGAAGGGGTTCTCTCTAAAACTGAGGTTCTGATGCCAACAACACACACACCCGAAGAAATTCCAGCAATGCTCCTCAAACAGCCTTGCTCCTCAGAGCATTTGACAAATGGTGATAAAAATAAATCGATTAAAATGCCACAAAATGATGCATCAGATCAAGCTCGTCTAAATCAGGGTCGAGTTGCGATCTTTGTTGACGGTTCAAATTTATTTTATGCTGCTTTACAGCTTGGAATTGAGATTGACTACTCAAAGCTACTGGGTCAACTCACTGCGAACTGTCGACTACTGCGAGCTTTTTTCTATACAGGTGTCGATCGTACCAATGAAAAGCAACAAGGTTTTTTGCTTTGGATGCGTCGTAATGGTTACCGAGTGATCACAAAGGATCTGATTCAATTGCCAGATGGTTCCAAAAAAGCGAACTTGGATGTCGAAATTGCGGTAGATATGCTAACTTTGGCAGACCACATCGATACTGTTATCTTAGTCAGCGGTGATGGAGATTTAGCCTATGCTGTCAATTCCATTGCTTATCAAGGCGTTCGTGTCGCTGTCGTCAGCTTGCGCTCAATGACAAGTGATAGCTTGATCAATGTTGCTGACTCCTACATCGATCTTGACACAATCAAGGAGAACATTCAAAAGCCTACTGGTGCTGGCTATACAGACTGTGTCACTAGGACCACATAATTTAAGATCTACTTGCTCAAGCTAGTATGACAGGTGTAGAAATCATGGTTTACTTAATTTTTCGAGGTTCTCTCAAGCAAACCTTACGGAGACACTCAGTTATCGCGTCTCCCCGTTACTAAAGTGATATAGCCCTACTTAACGCTGAAATCGCTCAAAAGTTAAATGCTATTTACAACGTTTGTCCCACGTACCCGGTTAAAAGTCGAGCTTTAAGGAAGGTTTGTTTGCAGATACCAAAACTGCTAACCTCTCAAATCAGCGACAGCAAGCAACCTCAAATCCAGCAACCGTGACTTAGTGTCGGCTGCATTTGACGAGTTAGACTGCGTGACTAACTCATTTTTGAAGCTCCCTAGCCTTTGCTTTCTTAAGGCTTTCATATCTACTTTGAAGCTCTCGAAAATTGTGTTCAATTAATGGAAAAAGCTTTGGCGGGAATGGTTCATTTAAATCCATTGGATTAACGTTTTGAAGTTCTTTGATAGAACGAATTGTTTTATAAACTGCAACATGCTTGATGTACTTTAGTAACTCATCGATTAACTCTTTGCTATTTGCTGAATTTTCAGCTAAATGGATCTTTGTCTCTATAATTTCAACTATCTCTTGGTGATTTTTAAGAATAAATTCTTTCTCTATAGCCTCACTTGCAGCATCAGGTAAAACATCTTGCTCAGAACTGAGAGACTTGATTCTTTTCCACATTACAGTATCTTTTTCCAATCTTAAATAGATAGGCCAGTAGAATTCGGAGATTTGCCTTTCTATAAATTCTAGTTCTGCATTGTATCGAGCTACAACAAGCTGATTCTCTAACTCAGATATCTGTTGTTTCTGCTGATTCTCCAATTCAGCAATAAGCTGTCTTTGATAATACTTTTCATTGGTTTCGTTCTTGAATACCTCAAAACGTTTGTTGAGCCAGTAACCTGCTACTAGCACAATGCCACCAAGTAAAACTTTATCAATAACTAATTCAATGATCTTTTCAGAAAGAGCCATTTAGCAATTCTCCCCCGGACTACCTGAAACTTAATGAAATTATCCGTATCAACCGAAAAAGTCCGATTACTTGAGCATTAGTATCTAAAGATACGCCTCAAACTGTACCTCAATCGAGCAATGAGCAGTCTAACAATTGCTAAAACTGCCTCTCTTAGCCTAATTATCTGAATCTAAACGTCGCCGAGAATGATCGACATACTATCCTGTCAGGAGGATTTAGGCTACTTGGATTTGGCATAATATCCTAAATTAGAAAATTAGACTGACTTTTTCCGTCTAATGCCTAGATTGAAAACATTAGGTTAATCCATGTTTCGCATATTACTCCCAAACATGAGGATTAGACCGGAAATTTACGTATTTCTCTTTAGAAATTGCACTATATCTGTCTGAGATCTCGTTCAACGCCATTTACTGGATGCGAGGTTAGGGCAAACGCATGAAAATTATTGAGACAGGATTTTGAGAAGATAACCATCATCCCATCCCGCCTTTTTTCGTTTCGCTGCAATGCCTGCCTTCGTCGTTTTGTCTTGTCCTAATAAGTTGAGCGCAATGTGACGCAACAGGGAAAAGTTTTGCGGTGCGTAATCCTTGCGGATACGGCAAGCATCTTCATCAAAAGCAACGTCTAACACCCAGTGCAAATGGCTTTCCACCGTCCAATGGGTGCGGATGGCAGCTAAGAGTTTCGCCGCGTCTGGGTCGAGACTACTGATGTAGTAGTGCGTTTCGCTGCTCGTTTGTCCCTCAATTTTGCGTTCGCGCTGAAGCATTACTACGGTCTTCAGTCCTTTCCACTGCGGCTTCTGCATCAAATAATCCAGTTCTGTGTCTGCCAACGTCCAGCACCGCCGAATCTCAATGCGTCCGTGTCCTTTGTCTATCGTTTGCACAAAGTCATGCGCGACATCTTGGAATTGCACGGCTTGAGCTTGCTCAAATAACCACTGCACATCTTCAAACAAGCTGCCTTGATTGCCTTTGAGAGCAAGCACATAGTCTGCACCGCGCTCAATGATTGTCGCAGCGATCTCTTTCTGTGTCCCCATCGCATCAATCGTGACGATACAGCCTTCGAGAGCTAGGACTTCTAGCAATTCTGGAATTGCTGTAATCTCATTCGACTTTGCATCGACTTTCTGTTGTCCTAACACCAAGCGATTCTCACTTGCCCAAGCACTCACCATATGAATCGCACCTTTGCCGTTGGCAGTATCATAAGAGTGGCGCACCTTCTTGCCATCAATGGCGATGACTTCGCCCTTACTCAAGGTGCTAATGGCACGAATCCAACCCAGAAAACATTGCTGCATCGCTTCTGGGTCAAGTCGAGCAAACACCCGCGCAAATGTATCATGCGACGGAATGCCGTTCGGCAACTTCAGAAAACTGCTCAACCACGATTGTTTCGATTGCCCATACAGTTCGATATCCACCCAACTCTCTGCCCCACAGATGACGGCACAAATCGTGATTGTGATGATGTCGATAAGTAAATGATCTTTGCCACGCTCATCGCGAGGGTCTGCCAAATCAGCAAAGTGCGTGAGAATCCGCGCATCCGTAGGTTGAGTCATGAGCAGTGTCTCTCAAGCGGGTTACACTGCTTTTAGCCTACGTCACTTTTTTCTTGCGTTTGCCCTAGATGCGAGGTGAATAGCATAACTCAACATGCAAAAATCTGCTATGACATAGCCATCACAGATTTTCTCTAGAGCGTAACTATGCTCATGCACATAAGGATAGGATGGAATGTAATCGATACTTAGACATTCGCCTGCTGCGCTGCAGCAGCTTGTTTCAAATCATTCTGATTGACCCACACCGTTTTTCTTCCATCTGAAATCCGACACAAATAAAATGCTTTATCATGCACCACTCGTTCGACCTTCTGAATTGTCCAACCTGACTTTCCTTTATATTGCACGGACTCTCCGACTCTCGGAGTCCAACCAATCTTCGCGATCGGCGTTAATCTCGCATCTGTATAATGCCAAAGCCAAACCGCACCCTTTACAACCCAAGGCGTGACGTGATCTGCAATCACAGACAATGCTAATGTTCCAAGCACCATCCAAGGTAAAACTTGATAATACAGCGGCAACTGCTGATGCACATACAAATTCAACGTGCGATCGACAACAAAATTGTGAATCAGAAAATAGCTATAGCTATGAATGCCAAGCCAAATCATTATTACACCTAACTTTAAGCGATCGCTGAAAAATCGAAACACGACCATGCAACAGAGCGTTAAACCGATAGCCAGCAAGAAATCATCAAAAATCCAGCCAAAGCGATAAAACTGAGCGACAAATCCGATCGCATAAACTGCTATACCAATCGAAAATGCTCTAGAAGACTTCCAAAAGATCGCGCCTTTACCCTGCGAATACTGCCGAGCGACTACCATTCCTAAAACGAAAGTACTGAGCTTTGCAATGAAATGCACAAATGGTTGCCAACCTGCCGATGCACTGACGATCGCATAAGTGGGATGACCCTTGAAGACATAAACCGCTAAGGCTCGATACACCAATGTAATCACAGTTGTCGTCAGCAACAAATTGCGCGATCCCCATCGATTCATCAGATACCAAAGCACTGGGAAAATCAACGCAAAACTCATAATCAATGGGACGAACCACCAAGGACCATTTGTGGGAAGAAGCAGTTCTCCACCATAATCAAACAAAATTGGGAACGACATGCCTGCGAATGTATGCCAAGCATCAGGAATATAGCTATTCGTCAACTCCCCAACCGTCCAAAGTACTGGGTAAGCCAACCACGCGACTGTCCAGAACGGTAGTAAAATTCTTAAAATTCGTCGCTTGAGAAAGCTACCTACTTCGATCGGTTGCCCTTTCAGTGATAGCACCAAGCTGAATCCACTTACCAAAACAAACACATCGACAAATTGATAGCCAAACCAAACAGGTAAACTCAAAACTTGAGTCAACCAACTATCACCCATCTGACGCGTCGCTAAAAATATCTGTTGCAAATTCGCAGCAAGTCCGGTTGGTTGAGGTGTAAAAGCATATTTCGTAAATAACAACTGAGCATGATAAAGCAACAGCAATACTGCTGCAAAAATCCGAATGCCTTCGAGCCATGCTAACCGCTGTAATTTCTTAGAACTTGCCATCCAGTTTCTCCTCAAATCCCCTTTCTAGGCTCTTGATGCGTTTCCAGGTAGTAGTGTGGCATCGTTTCTATAAATCGACGGACAAATCTGCCTATTGGCGGATTTTGAAAATCATGATTTCTAATATGACGCAAGGAATGACTTAACTACTTTTAATCACTCTTCATTCCTGACCAATGTTACCGAGCCGATGCTTTACCATTTTGCAGACTCAGTATATTCAACTCCTTTACAGAATTTCATCTCGCGTAAGAATGACAGATGCAATACTGAAAGGAGGATAGCTTTGACACATGATCTTTTACGCAACGTGATGCCCCATCGAAAATCTCTGGAAGAAGATCAGGGTTAATGTAAGTGAATTGGAAGCACCGAAATATATTAATCGGGAAACCCGTACATTTACGTAATTGTGTCATCAGAAGAAAATAAAGTTCCAAGATCTTACCGTATAGATCCTTGGACGAATCCGATTCAATCTGTGCAACACATATAAGACGATTACATCATGAGTATTAAATTCACCGCTGAAGACTTGTCACGATTGGACGATTTCCGCCTTGAGCGCTTTCATGAACTTTATGCCCAGACACTTGTAGGCTGTAGATTAGAGCTAAAATTCGATGCGTTGCTCATTCATTGTTCAGAGCCTTGGTGCGTCGATCAATTGATGGAAGAACTCGATCGCATGGTAAACGCTGTGTCGCTGGTACTGGGTACAAAGTATCTGTCGATCTGCTATGCGGCAGAGGAAGTTTATCGGACGAAGACCCGATTACACCGTCAACAATGCATGTCGCACTAAAATAGAGAAAACTCTCGTTTCAGTTGTCCCATGACTCTTACTTCGATTCCGATCGCCTTAACTATTGCGGGTTCAGATAGTGGAGGGGGGGCTGGAATTCAAGCTGATCTCCGCACGTTTGCTTTTCATCGCGTGCATGGAGCGAGTGCGATTACTTGCGTTACGGCACAGAATACCTTAGGTGTGTCACGAGTTGATGCTTTACCTTCAGCAGCCGTAGCCGCTCAGATTCAGGCTGTCGTGCAAGATATCGGAGTGCAAGCTGCTAAAACCGGAATGTTACTGAATCAAGAAATCATCGCTACGGTTTCTGAACAGGTTGCCGCTTGTAAAATTGTTAATTTAGTTGTTGATCCAGTGATGGTGTCTCGAACTGGAGCGCAATTGATTGATGATTCTGCGATCGCGGTTTTACGATCGCACCTGATTCCACAAGCGGCAATTCTGACCCCAAATCGCTACGAGGCTCAATTACTCAGTGGGCTTGAAATTCTCACCTTAGAGGACATGCAGGCTGCCTCTGAGAAAATTTTTGAATTGGGAGCAAAGTCAGTTCTCGTCAAAGGTGGCGGAATGAGTGGAGAACTGCGAGGAGTTGATGTTTGGTTTGATGGCAATGCGTGCGAAACCTTAACCACTCAAGTCGTGAATACACCGCACACGCATGGGACAGGATGTACATTGTCGGCAGCGATCGCGGCAAATTTGGCATTGGGGAAAGACCTACGATCGGCAGTTCACCTTGCTAAGAGCTATGTGACGACTGCATTGAAATATTCATTAGCAATTGGAAAAGGTCAAGGTCCAGTCGGGCATTTTTTCCCCTTGTTACTCTCAGATAGTTAAGAGGAGATTGCACAGATAGCAACAGGGGGAGTAGGGACAATCATTGCATCCCCACTCCCCCTTTTTCGACACTTAGCGCGATGGGAATTACATCATCCCCATACCACCCATGCCGCCCATACCACCCATACCACCCATGCCGCCCATGCCGCCCATATCAGGCGCAGCAGCAGATTTGGGTTCGGGTTTCTCAACGACCAATGCTTCAGTAGTCAACACCATGCCTGCGATCGAAGCTGCATCTTGAAGTGCAGTTCGCACAACTTTCGCAGGGTCAACAATGCCCGCTGCCAGCAAGTCTTCATACTTGTCGGTCAGCGCATTGTAGCCGTGGCTAAAGCTCATTTCGCGGACTTTCTCAACAATCACAGAGCCTTCAGCACCCGCGTTATCAGCAATCTGACGGAGCGGAGCATCGAGCGAGCGAATCACAATATCCACACCGATTTGCTCTTCAGCATTCAGCGTCGATTTCAATTCAACTAGCTTTCCAGCGAGGTGAACGAGAGAAACACCGCCTCCCGGAACGATTCCTTCTTCGACTGCGGCTTTTGTCGCATTCAAAGCATCTTCAATTCGGAGTTTGCGATTTTTTAACTCAGTTTCAGTAGCAGCACCGACTTTGATCACTGCAACACCACCGGATAATTTCGCAATCCGCTCAGAGATCTTTTCTCTGTCGTAGTCAGAATCACTGCGCTCAACTTCTTGACGCAATTGAGCGACGCGCTTCTCAATATTCTCGCTGTTGGCGACATCTGAAACGATCGTGGTGGAATCTTTCGTGACCGTGATTTTTCTAGCGGTTCCGAGCATGTCAGCCGAAACTGCATCTAAGCTCAGACCGATTTCTTCGGAGATCACCTGCCCATCGGTCAGAACTGCGATGTCTTGCAGCATCTGCTTCCGACGATCGCCGAATCCAGGTGCTTTGATTGCAACTGTATTCAATACACCGCGCAGACGGTTGACCACCAACGTTGCTAATGCTTCACCTTCAACGTCTTCTGCGATGATCAACAGAGGTTGACCAGCACGGGCAACTTTTTCGAGAACTGGAACTAATTCTTGAATCGAACCAATTTTCTTATCACAGAGCAGAATTGCAGCATTCTCATACTCAGCAATCAAGCGCTCAGTGTCGGTGACAAAGTAAGGAGAGAGATAACCGCGATCGATTTGCATCCCTTCGACGATATCCATTTCAGTCGCTAAGGATTTCGATTCTTCAACCGTAATCACACCGTCGCGTCCGACTTTATCCATCGCTGCTGCGATCATTTGTCCGACTTCATCATCAT is part of the Leptolyngbya boryana PCC 6306 genome and harbors:
- the groL gene encoding chaperonin GroEL (60 kDa chaperone family; promotes refolding of misfolded polypeptides especially under stressful conditions; forms two stacked rings of heptamers to form a barrel-shaped 14mer; ends can be capped by GroES; misfolded proteins enter the barrel where they are refolded when GroES binds); translated protein: MAKIVVFDDESRQALERGVNALADAVRVTLGPRGRNVLLEKKFGAPQIVNDGVTIAKEIELEDPLENTGASLIREVASKTKDLAGDGTTTATVLAQAMIREGMKNVAAGTNPISLRRGMEKAIAKLVTEIQAVAKPVEGNEIAQVATVSAGNDDEVGQMIAAAMDKVGRDGVITVEESKSLATEMDIVEGMQIDRGYLSPYFVTDTERLIAEYENAAILLCDKKIGSIQELVPVLEKVARAGQPLLIIAEDVEGEALATLVVNRLRGVLNTVAIKAPGFGDRRKQMLQDIAVLTDGQVISEEIGLSLDAVSADMLGTARKITVTKDSTTIVSDVANSENIEKRVAQLRQEVERSDSDYDREKISERIAKLSGGVAVIKVGAATETELKNRKLRIEDALNATKAAVEEGIVPGGGVSLVHLAGKLVELKSTLNAEEQIGVDIVIRSLDAPLRQIADNAGAEGSVIVEKVREMSFSHGYNALTDKYEDLLAAGIVDPAKVVRTALQDAASIAGMVLTTEALVVEKPEPKSAAAPDMGGMGGMGGMGGMGGMGGMGMM